From the Desulfovibrio legallii genome, one window contains:
- a CDS encoding transposase family protein: MKDTDLYFRILGLTEPWFVEAVELDTAEGRVDIRVEHGPGVRWFCPTCGRELACRDHAEPRVWRHLDTCQFKTFLHARIPRVDCPEHGV; encoded by the coding sequence ATGAAGGATACGGACCTATATTTTCGGATTCTCGGGCTGACCGAGCCCTGGTTTGTTGAGGCTGTTGAACTGGACACGGCGGAAGGTCGGGTAGACATCCGCGTGGAGCATGGTCCTGGTGTTCGCTGGTTTTGCCCTACTTGTGGTCGAGAGCTGGCTTGCCGCGACCATGCCGAGCCTCGTGTCTGGCGCCATCTGGACACGTGCCAGTTCAAGACGTTCCTGCATGCTCGGATTCCCCGAGTGGACTGCCCCGAGCATGGCGTC